In Methanoregula sp., a single window of DNA contains:
- a CDS encoding FIST N-terminal domain-containing protein, with protein sequence MPHSSCFSAYSGDELMEKYRQIQSFRPTIGIIFSSIALGIPDLVAALRTESIPLFGSSTAGEILVEGKADPFHDQSAVCCFLDFDPALFRISLFERGEATSFFLGQQIGAWGCGQFSRPAFIIAIAGLKNDGEAIVRGIQQAAGRSVPLFGGMAGDDGLLEDTLVFCGNQISHDGAVVLVFDADKVDVHGIASSGWVGIGAEMMITSSDGNTVNTINGRPATEVFKEYLDVEDSELQQIGINFPLLIRRPDGTEVLRAFLSVDFSSGSLTFAGSVPQGSLVRFSSSFGYQTIEQAVRELEGYHADHPHASLLLLFSCIARYRVAGSMTADEVLTASRLWNAPLAGFFTYGEIGHNRLGTCDFYNETLSLVLISLRK encoded by the coding sequence ATGCCGCATTCCTCCTGCTTCTCTGCATACTCCGGCGACGAACTGATGGAGAAATACCGGCAGATCCAATCGTTCCGGCCAACCATCGGGATCATCTTCTCCTCTATTGCCCTGGGAATTCCGGATCTTGTTGCAGCTCTCCGCACTGAAAGTATCCCGCTCTTTGGCAGTTCTACGGCAGGGGAAATTCTGGTCGAAGGAAAAGCAGATCCGTTCCATGACCAGTCCGCAGTCTGCTGTTTTCTGGACTTTGACCCTGCCCTGTTCCGCATATCCCTCTTTGAACGGGGCGAGGCCACATCGTTTTTTCTGGGACAGCAGATCGGCGCATGGGGGTGCGGGCAGTTCTCCCGACCGGCCTTTATCATTGCCATTGCCGGCCTGAAAAACGATGGCGAGGCGATTGTCCGGGGCATCCAGCAGGCAGCAGGCAGATCGGTCCCGCTCTTTGGCGGGATGGCCGGCGATGACGGCCTCCTTGAAGATACTCTTGTGTTTTGCGGTAACCAGATCTCCCATGACGGGGCCGTTGTCCTGGTTTTCGATGCGGATAAGGTTGATGTCCATGGCATCGCATCGAGCGGCTGGGTCGGGATCGGGGCAGAGATGATGATAACCTCATCGGACGGAAATACGGTCAACACCATCAACGGCAGGCCGGCAACAGAAGTGTTCAAGGAGTACCTGGACGTAGAAGATTCCGAGCTCCAGCAGATCGGGATCAACTTCCCGCTCCTGATCCGTCGCCCGGACGGGACCGAGGTTTTGCGTGCATTTCTCTCTGTTGATTTTTCATCAGGTTCCCTCACCTTCGCCGGCTCGGTTCCCCAGGGGTCGCTTGTCCGGTTCTCCAGCTCGTTTGGATACCAGACTATCGAGCAGGCGGTCCGGGAACTGGAAGGGTATCATGCAGATCATCCCCATGCTTCCCTGCTCCTCCTCTTCTCCTGCATAGCCCGGTACCGGGTTGCCGGATCGATGACAGCGGATGAGGTTCTCACGGCATCCCGGCTCTGGAACGCCCCGCTTGCCGGGTTCTTCACCTACGGGGAGATCGGGCACAACCGGCTCGGTACCTGCGATTTCTACAACGAGACGCTCTCGCTCGTCCTCATCAGCCTGCGGAAATGA
- a CDS encoding PAS domain S-box protein, translated as MAGPDEKQSHGLIQPRVPTSGEAGRIPEWISSERGWLALIVTSTAAVLLFSVYCLSHGITIIFMHLYYFPIVLLTYRYRYRGFLAAMLLSLTYVGLVYFFDSVQPDIITGAWYRFAVFVGIAAVVAYLSEQLMTRQKALEESERKLKLHADFTTDCEFWTDPDGNYMYITPSCKPVTGYNPDEFYADSGTMIRIIHHDDRAAFQEHLETYRTRTDPSLLQFRMIRRDGQTRWIEHVCQAMYDPQGILIGRRGSNRDITERMGLEERLRIQNKIFETIAEGINFVRTSDGVIVYTNSKFDRMFGYEKGELVGKPVSVLNAPDEEMSPGETAREIIRVLRDRGEWKGELKNIRKDGTTFWCLAVISTFEHPEFGNVWISAHTDITARKLAEESVRKSFAILKGVVESPKEVVIFALDRQYRYTAFNENHRRTMKQIWGADIVLGNSMPDYIRSPEDRKKAVINFDRAFAGESFSVIEAYGDTALERRWYEDIYNPVTDENGNVIGLTLFLTDITERKIVEEGLKESEEKFREIFNNINDAIELHEVRDDGLPGKFLEVNEVTCRMLGYTREELLQHSPLDFATDYHNRPIEDIGKEIITRGHSRFETGHRNRDGIVIPVEINAHVLRHDDKTLVLSVVRDITERKRVEEALRASEGHLRTLVQTLPDLIWLKDSEGIYLSCNTMFERFFGAKEADIVGKTDHDFVKKDLADFFRERDRIAMEAKRPVINEEWITFADDGHRALLETIKTPMYDTYGKLIGVLGIGRDITGRKKAEEAILKSEREWQTTFNAITDAVFLLDDKGRIIRHNRAFETFTGKPADEIDGRYCFEIMHSTANPIEGCPMEKAKKSRQRESLELKIGNRWFVAAVDPVFSGNGEISGGVHLLIDITERRLAEDALRQSEERFRTLSEASLTGIYIFLDGVIRYANPTFAGMYGYAPEEMIGMDPMTLVHPDDRALVREKMQGRLDHKEKISVYECRMVTRDRRTIHVSIMGALIPYQGRPAISGNLLDITERKVAEEALRESEERYRILFDESPVSLWEEDLSDIRFWMDTKREEGVRDFKTYFETHPEDVRSCVRMVNVTRINRTSMTLFGAHSLQEFSDSLSSVFTPESYDSFREELVAISMGKTWFECEVPLQTVSAERKIALLKMIVVPGFEQTLNKVVISLLDITERKKMEDALRQANRKITMLSSITRHDIKNQLLTLRGFLGLSQMNTNDPELLNFMNKEERAAEAISNQIEFTKFYEDLGVKAPEWLDILEIIQTTRSHLPIPDTIEVTIDLPPVKVFADSLIEKVFYNLMENTLRHGETVSRIRFSFYETARGAEVVYEDNGVGISQEDKQHLFQKGFGKNTGLGLFLSQEILAITGLTIQETGEPGKGVRFVIAVPKDGYRLSGTT; from the coding sequence ATGGCCGGACCGGATGAAAAACAAAGCCATGGCCTGATACAGCCCCGTGTTCCTACGTCTGGAGAAGCCGGCAGGATTCCGGAATGGATATCTTCTGAGCGTGGCTGGCTGGCTCTTATTGTTACGAGCACCGCCGCAGTCCTGCTCTTCTCCGTCTACTGCCTCTCGCACGGCATCACGATCATCTTCATGCACCTGTATTATTTCCCGATCGTGCTCCTTACTTATCGCTACCGTTATCGCGGGTTCCTTGCTGCAATGCTCCTCTCGCTTACGTATGTCGGGCTTGTCTATTTCTTTGATTCCGTACAGCCCGATATAATTACCGGTGCATGGTATCGTTTCGCCGTGTTTGTCGGGATTGCTGCAGTTGTTGCTTACCTGTCCGAGCAGCTGATGACCCGCCAGAAAGCCCTGGAGGAGAGTGAACGGAAGCTGAAGCTGCATGCAGATTTCACCACAGATTGTGAATTCTGGACCGACCCCGATGGAAATTACATGTATATCACCCCGTCCTGCAAGCCTGTTACCGGCTATAACCCGGACGAATTTTATGCAGACTCCGGCACCATGATCCGGATTATCCATCACGATGATCGCGCAGCGTTTCAGGAACACCTGGAAACCTACCGGACGAGAACCGATCCATCTCTCCTCCAGTTCCGCATGATCCGCAGGGACGGGCAGACCCGCTGGATCGAACATGTCTGCCAGGCAATGTATGACCCGCAGGGTATCCTGATCGGGCGGCGGGGGAGCAACAGGGATATCACCGAACGCATGGGACTTGAGGAGAGACTCCGTATCCAGAACAAGATCTTCGAAACCATTGCAGAAGGGATTAACTTTGTCCGGACCAGCGATGGGGTGATCGTGTACACCAATTCCAAATTCGACCGGATGTTCGGGTATGAAAAAGGCGAGCTTGTCGGCAAACCCGTTTCCGTTCTGAATGCACCCGACGAGGAGATGAGCCCCGGGGAGACTGCCCGGGAGATCATAAGAGTACTCCGTGATCGGGGAGAGTGGAAGGGAGAACTCAAGAACATCAGAAAGGACGGGACAACCTTCTGGTGCCTTGCGGTGATATCCACGTTTGAACATCCTGAATTCGGGAACGTCTGGATATCCGCTCATACCGATATCACTGCCCGCAAGCTTGCGGAAGAATCTGTCAGGAAATCGTTTGCCATCCTCAAGGGTGTTGTGGAGAGCCCGAAAGAGGTCGTGATCTTTGCTCTTGACCGGCAATACCGGTACACAGCCTTCAATGAGAACCACCGCAGGACGATGAAACAGATCTGGGGGGCAGACATCGTTTTAGGGAACAGCATGCCCGATTATATCCGGAGTCCTGAAGATCGAAAAAAAGCGGTCATCAATTTCGACCGTGCCTTTGCCGGGGAATCGTTCAGCGTGATCGAGGCCTATGGCGATACGGCGTTAGAACGCCGGTGGTATGAGGATATCTACAACCCTGTTACGGATGAAAACGGGAATGTCATCGGGCTCACGCTCTTCCTGACCGATATCACCGAACGGAAGATTGTCGAAGAGGGACTCAAAGAGAGTGAGGAGAAGTTCCGGGAGATCTTCAATAATATCAATGATGCGATTGAACTTCACGAAGTGAGGGATGACGGCCTCCCCGGGAAGTTCCTGGAAGTCAACGAGGTTACCTGCCGGATGCTGGGATACACCCGGGAGGAACTGCTCCAGCACAGCCCGCTCGATTTTGCCACGGATTACCACAATCGCCCGATTGAGGATATTGGTAAGGAGATCATCACCAGGGGGCATTCACGGTTTGAGACCGGACACCGGAACAGGGATGGGATAGTCATTCCGGTTGAGATCAACGCCCATGTTCTCAGACACGATGATAAAACACTGGTGCTCTCTGTTGTCCGGGATATCACCGAGCGCAAGCGGGTCGAGGAGGCGCTCCGGGCCAGCGAAGGCCACCTGCGCACGCTGGTGCAGACCCTCCCCGACCTGATCTGGCTGAAGGATTCAGAGGGTATCTACCTCTCCTGCAACACCATGTTCGAGCGGTTCTTTGGTGCAAAAGAAGCCGATATTGTCGGCAAGACGGATCATGATTTTGTTAAAAAGGACCTGGCCGACTTCTTCCGAGAGCGGGATCGTATCGCCATGGAAGCGAAAAGGCCGGTGATCAACGAGGAATGGATCACTTTTGCCGATGATGGCCACCGTGCCCTTTTAGAAACCATCAAGACGCCGATGTATGATACCTATGGAAAACTCATCGGGGTCCTGGGCATCGGGCGCGATATCACCGGGCGCAAGAAGGCCGAAGAAGCAATACTGAAAAGCGAGCGGGAGTGGCAGACAACGTTCAATGCCATTACTGATGCGGTCTTCCTGCTCGATGACAAAGGACGGATTATCCGGCACAACCGTGCCTTTGAAACATTTACCGGAAAACCTGCCGATGAGATTGATGGCAGGTATTGTTTCGAGATCATGCATAGTACCGCCAACCCAATCGAAGGCTGCCCGATGGAGAAAGCAAAAAAGAGCCGGCAGCGCGAGAGCCTTGAACTGAAGATCGGTAACCGGTGGTTTGTTGCCGCAGTTGACCCGGTTTTTTCCGGAAATGGTGAAATTTCCGGAGGTGTTCACCTCCTGATTGATATTACAGAACGGAGACTGGCAGAAGACGCCCTGCGCCAGAGCGAAGAGCGGTTCCGTACCTTAAGCGAAGCATCCCTGACGGGGATTTATATTTTCCTGGATGGTGTCATCCGGTATGCCAACCCCACGTTTGCGGGAATGTACGGGTATGCTCCTGAGGAAATGATCGGAATGGACCCCATGACCCTGGTCCATCCCGACGATCGGGCACTAGTCAGGGAAAAGATGCAGGGCCGTCTTGACCACAAGGAGAAGATCAGCGTGTATGAATGCAGGATGGTGACCCGGGACAGACGGACCATCCATGTCAGTATCATGGGGGCACTGATCCCGTACCAGGGCCGGCCTGCGATCTCCGGTAACCTGCTGGATATCACGGAACGGAAAGTGGCAGAAGAAGCGCTCCGCGAGAGTGAGGAACGGTACCGCATCCTGTTTGACGAGTCCCCGGTCTCTCTCTGGGAAGAGGACTTATCCGATATCAGGTTCTGGATGGACACAAAAAGAGAAGAAGGGGTCAGGGATTTCAAAACCTACTTTGAGACGCACCCGGAAGATGTCCGGTCCTGTGTCAGGATGGTGAATGTAACACGGATCAACCGCACAAGCATGACCCTCTTCGGTGCGCATTCCCTGCAGGAATTTTCCGACAGCCTGTCATCAGTTTTTACCCCCGAATCATACGATTCATTCCGGGAAGAACTCGTAGCAATAAGCATGGGAAAGACCTGGTTTGAGTGCGAGGTCCCCCTCCAGACCGTGTCGGCTGAAAGGAAGATCGCGTTACTGAAAATGATCGTGGTCCCCGGCTTTGAACAGACGCTTAATAAAGTGGTCATTTCGCTTCTCGATATCACGGAACGCAAAAAGATGGAGGATGCGCTCCGGCAGGCGAACAGGAAGATCACCATGCTCTCCTCCATCACGCGCCATGATATCAAAAACCAGCTCCTGACATTACGTGGCTTCCTTGGACTCTCCCAGATGAACACAAACGATCCTGAACTTCTCAATTTTATGAATAAAGAAGAGCGTGCTGCAGAAGCGATCAGCAACCAGATCGAGTTCACGAAATTTTATGAGGACCTCGGGGTCAAAGCCCCGGAATGGCTGGATATCCTGGAGATTATCCAGACGACGCGATCCCACTTGCCGATTCCTGATACCATTGAGGTCACTATTGATCTGCCTCCCGTGAAGGTGTTTGCTGACAGCCTTATTGAGAAAGTATTCTACAATCTCATGGAGAACACGCTCCGCCACGGTGAGACAGTCAGCCGGATCCGGTTCTCGTTTTATGAAACAGCCCGCGGGGCGGAGGTCGTGTACGAGGACAACGGGGTCGGTATATCCCAGGAAGACAAGCAGCATCTCTTCCAGAAAGGTTTTGGCAAAAATACCGGTCTTGGCCTCTTCCTCTCGCAGGAAATCCTTGCCATTACCGGCCTGACGATCCAGGAGACCGGTGAGCCAGGGAAGGGAGTGCGGTTCGTGATCGCTGTGCCAAAAGATGGATACCGGCTCTCCGGAACTACCTGA